From one Triticum urartu cultivar G1812 chromosome 3, Tu2.1, whole genome shotgun sequence genomic stretch:
- the LOC125548806 gene encoding uncharacterized protein LOC125548806, translating to MAHEDGWPLGLGLGTLNPGAGAVRSVGSSSSTAAFTPSHCVSSVASSDLDTESAWSLPRAGGGGGGITLAALIGLVDAMESRRSRRRGERASRSGRLRALLLSLCLRSHLENGGGAAPSLGQFLEMERRASGSSGHLHRMLPWNRD from the exons ATGGCCCATGAG GACGGCTGGCCTCTTGGACTGGGCCTGGGCACCCTGAATCCGGGAGCCGGGGCGGTCAGGAGcgtcggctcctcctcctccaccgcgGCATTCACCCCGTCCCACTGCGTCTCGTCCGTCGCTTCGTCTGATCTGGACACAGAG TCGGCGTGGTCTTTGCCGcgcgctggcggcggcggcggcggcatcaCGCTGGCGGCCCTGATCGGCCTGGTGGACGCTATGGAGAGCCGGCGCAGCAGGCGCCGGGGCGAGAGGGCGAGCAGGAGCGGCAGGCTGCgggcgctgctgctctcgctctgcCTCCGGAGCCACCTGGAgaacggcggcggcgcggcgccgtCGCTCGGCCAGTTCCTCGAGATGGAGAGGAGGGCTAGCGGGAGCAGTGGCCATCTCCACAGGATGCTTCCGTGGAACCGTGACTGA